The genomic window TAACATGACAGAAAATGTGGATGGATTGAAATgcatggccaaaaaaaaaactgttgaggTTCCAAAAAGAATGGACATATTGAAAAAATGTTGGCTGTAGCTTAGATTCCTGGAAATTCAAACTGTCCCATTTAGAAATTGACCGATGTACAGATGTTGTCTTTTGGTTCTAAAAATGTCCTGGATGAAGAAACAGCGCAGTCATGATTCTCTTTTTACACCAAACATCTGCTTTCCTGGATGTTATTCCCTCCATTACCAATGAGCTTCCCTTTTTTCTTCAGTCTTTTAAGAAGGCAGGCGGCGATGCCTAAAGCGCCACCTTTTAAGAATCGAACAAAGTTGTCTCCCACCAGCGGGCCCATGGCAAACAACCCGGGCTCTTTGGTACACTCAAAGGTATACGGGTGGATATCGATGGGGTTCTGCTTGCACGAGATGGGTTTGCTTGGATCTTGACCCAGATACTGGCCTTGCTCtttcaagaaaaacaaattgggATTGGTTCCAATCAGTACCAAGGCCATTGAGATCTTAAAAGCCTTCAGGGCATTGTCCCCCTGCACCAAGCACTTCATATCCGACTGTAAGGACACCACGCAGTGTCCCGGGAAACTCGTGTAGTCGGGAAAGAGGCCGATGCCGGCGTTAGTGGCCAATTGCGGCTTGGAGCACATCTTGGCACAAACCGAAGAAGCCATACTCGTTGTTTGAGCCCTGCTTGAGGGATCCACGTTTGTGTAGGTCTGTGAGCACATCATGTTGTAGACTTTGTGGTACTCCGGGTACAAGGTCTTTGGCAACTGTTTGAAAATAAGATCAGGGTCATCGACGTTCTTTCGAAAGATATGCAGGACTCCGACGTTGTGGCTACAAGCGCACAGAACAGCGTCGGCGGCACTTAAACCGGCGCCGACTATTAGTATGGGATCTGAGTTTCTGTccagtttttccaagctgataGCCAAGCCCAGGTTAGAAACACTGTGGAACACAAATGGGAGGTCCTCTCCCTCTACGTTTAATCGAACCGGTGAATCGGATGCGCCGGTGGCCAGGACTACGTTCTCGGCAAACAACGAGAAAGGAACGTGAGTGTTGTTCTGCACTTGTTGATATCCCCTGACTTCCCAAAGAGACCCTAGAGCTCCATCGCTGACACTTTCTACTCCATTTCCCTCAAAGGTCTCATCTCTGCAATCATCCACTCTTTGGTCTCCGAGACGACTGAGTCCGTTTTCCAGATTCTCCATCTTGTGGCCCCGGCAGAGTCTTTGGACTGACGTGACGTAAGTGTTGTCGACAAAATTCTTTTGGAGGCCTTTTAGCTTCACGTAGTTGCGGTAATAGGATG from Syngnathus typhle isolate RoL2023-S1 ecotype Sweden linkage group LG10, RoL_Styp_1.0, whole genome shotgun sequence includes these protein-coding regions:
- the osgin2 gene encoding oxidative stress-induced growth inhibitor 2, which codes for MPLLEETTHPQEPPIIVPVIIIGNGPSGISLSYLLSGNKPYLDPTTVHPNPILYRKLQETKHLAITEQDLEYLSEGLEGRSRNAVALLFDTLLHPNADFGYEYPPVLQWRREKQQHIPHLVLGKATPGGAWHAMEGSMLTISLGIWMELPGVNYRDLIGGNRRDVTNDRATPEEISSYYRNYVKLKGLQKNFVDNTYVTSVQRLCRGHKMENLENGLSRLGDQRVDDCRDETFEGNGVESVSDGALGSLWEVRGYQQVQNNTHVPFSLFAENVVLATGASDSPVRLNVEGEDLPFVFHSVSNLGLAISLEKLDRNSDPILIVGAGLSAADAVLCACSHNVGVLHIFRKNVDDPDLIFKQLPKTLYPEYHKVYNMMCSQTYTNVDPSSRAQTTSMASSVCAKMCSKPQLATNAGIGLFPDYTSFPGHCVVSLQSDMKCLVQGDNALKAFKISMALVLIGTNPNLFFLKEQGQYLGQDPSKPISCKQNPIDIHPYTFECTKEPGLFAMGPLVGDNFVRFLKGGALGIAACLLKRLKKKGKLIGNGGNNIQESRCLV